One Pantoea eucalypti genomic region harbors:
- the pyk gene encoding pyruvate kinase, whose translation MSRRLRRTKIVTTLGPATDRDNNLEKIIAAGANVVRLNFSHGTPEDHQLRADKVREIAAKLGRHVAILGDLQGPKIRVSTFKEGKVFLNIGDRFLLDANLGKGEGDKERVGIDYKGLPADVVPGDILLLDDGRVQLKVLEVQEMKVFTEVTVGGPLSNNKGINKLGGGLSAEALTEKDKADIITAAKIRVDYLAVSFPRCGEDMNLARRLAREAGCDAKLVAKVERAEAVASQEAMDDIILASDVVMVARGDLGVEIGDPELVGIQKALIRRARQLNRTIITATQMMESMITNPMPTRAEVMDVANAVLDGTDAVMLSAETAAGQYPAETVSAMAKVCLGAEKIPSVNVSKHRLDVQFDNVEEAIAMSSMYAANHLQGVTAIITMTESGRTPLMTSRITSGLPIFAMSRHERTLNLTALYRGVTPVFFDSNNDGVAAAHDAVNLLRDKGFLVSGDLVIVTQGDVMGATGTTNTTRVLRVD comes from the coding sequence ATGTCAAGACGTCTCAGAAGAACCAAAATCGTTACAACCCTCGGCCCGGCTACCGATCGTGATAATAACCTGGAAAAAATCATCGCTGCCGGCGCGAACGTTGTACGACTCAACTTCTCTCACGGCACGCCAGAAGACCACCAGCTGCGTGCTGATAAAGTGCGCGAAATCGCGGCAAAACTGGGTCGCCATGTGGCTATCCTCGGTGACCTTCAGGGCCCAAAAATTCGCGTTTCAACCTTCAAAGAAGGCAAAGTTTTCCTGAATATCGGCGACCGTTTCCTGCTGGATGCCAATCTGGGTAAAGGCGAAGGCGATAAAGAGCGTGTCGGAATCGACTACAAAGGCCTGCCTGCAGATGTGGTGCCAGGCGATATTCTGCTGCTGGATGATGGTCGCGTGCAGCTGAAAGTGCTGGAAGTTCAGGAGATGAAAGTGTTCACCGAAGTTACTGTCGGTGGCCCACTGTCGAACAACAAAGGCATTAACAAGCTGGGCGGCGGCCTGTCGGCTGAAGCGCTGACCGAAAAAGATAAAGCGGATATCATCACCGCCGCTAAAATCCGTGTTGATTACCTGGCTGTCTCCTTCCCCCGCTGTGGTGAAGATATGAACCTGGCACGTCGCCTGGCGCGTGAAGCCGGTTGTGACGCCAAACTGGTGGCTAAAGTGGAACGTGCCGAAGCGGTTGCCAGCCAGGAAGCGATGGATGACATCATTCTGGCCTCTGACGTGGTGATGGTTGCGCGTGGCGACCTGGGCGTTGAGATTGGCGATCCGGAACTGGTCGGCATTCAGAAAGCGTTAATTCGCCGTGCCCGCCAGCTTAACCGCACTATCATTACCGCGACCCAGATGATGGAGTCGATGATCACTAACCCGATGCCGACCCGTGCAGAAGTTATGGACGTGGCAAACGCCGTGCTGGATGGTACCGATGCCGTGATGCTGTCTGCGGAAACCGCCGCAGGTCAGTATCCGGCTGAAACCGTTTCAGCGATGGCGAAGGTCTGCCTGGGTGCAGAGAAGATTCCAAGCGTTAACGTCTCCAAACACCGTCTGGATGTGCAGTTCGACAACGTCGAAGAAGCGATCGCTATGTCTTCTATGTATGCTGCGAACCATCTGCAGGGCGTGACCGCCATCATCACCATGACCGAGTCTGGCCGTACGCCGCTGATGACCTCGCGTATCACTTCAGGCCTGCCGATTTTTGCGATGTCGCGCCATGAACGCACCCTGAACCTTACCGCACTCTATCGCGGTGTCACGCCGGTGTTCTTCGACAGCAACAACGACGGCGTCGCTGCTGCACACGACGCGGTTAACCTGCTGCGTGATAAAGGCTTCCTGGTCTCCGGCGATCTGGTCATCGTGACGCAGGGTGATGTGATGGGCGCCACCGGCACCACCAACACCACCCGTGTGCTTCGCGTGGATTAA
- a CDS encoding MurR/RpiR family transcriptional regulator yields MNMLEKIEAQYAALSKAEMKVARQILAEPQAAMHSSIATLAGIAGVSEPTVNRFCHRLGARGFPDFKLHLAQSLVKGSNWVSRGVEDDDTAENYSHKIFDSALAGLQRVRDQLNSAHLQQAVTLLAQADKLAFFGLGASAVVAHDAFTKFLRFNLPVIWSDDIVIQRMSCINSRAGDVFVLISHTGRTKNMVELARLARVNGSTVIAITSPDSPLAHEAAIALVLDVPEDTDVYLPMVSRLAQLTVIDVLATGFTLERGAPFRENLKRVKEALKASRYEKNTLREKDDQQKN; encoded by the coding sequence ATGAATATGCTGGAAAAAATTGAGGCGCAGTATGCAGCGCTGAGCAAAGCGGAAATGAAAGTCGCCCGGCAGATTCTGGCTGAACCGCAGGCGGCGATGCACTCCAGCATCGCAACACTCGCCGGCATTGCCGGCGTCAGTGAACCCACCGTGAACCGCTTTTGCCACCGACTGGGTGCACGGGGCTTTCCCGACTTTAAACTGCATTTGGCGCAGAGCCTGGTGAAGGGCAGCAACTGGGTCAGCCGGGGCGTTGAAGACGACGACACAGCAGAGAACTACAGCCACAAAATCTTCGACTCAGCGCTTGCAGGACTGCAGCGGGTGCGCGATCAGCTGAACAGCGCGCATCTGCAACAGGCGGTAACCCTGCTCGCGCAGGCCGATAAACTCGCCTTTTTCGGGCTCGGTGCGTCCGCTGTAGTGGCGCATGACGCTTTCACCAAATTTCTGCGTTTTAATCTGCCGGTCATCTGGTCGGACGATATTGTGATCCAGCGCATGAGTTGCATAAATAGTCGAGCCGGTGACGTATTTGTTCTTATTTCGCATACTGGACGCACAAAAAATATGGTAGAACTGGCTCGCCTGGCCCGTGTAAACGGTTCCACCGTTATTGCCATCACCTCTCCCGATTCACCCCTTGCTCATGAAGCAGCGATAGCTTTAGTGCTTGATGTACCGGAAGATACTGATGTCTATTTGCCGATGGTGTCGCGCCTGGCGCAGTTGACCGTGATTGATGTGCTGGCGACTGGTTTTACTCTGGAACGGGGTGCGCCCTTCCGGGAAAACCTGAAACGCGTGAAAGAGGCGTTGAAAGCGTCGCGTTACGAAAAGAACACCCTTCGGGAAAAGGATGATCAGCAAAAAAATTAA
- the zwf gene encoding glucose-6-phosphate dehydrogenase: MAVTQIAQACDLVIFGAKGDLARRKLLPSLYQLEKAGQIHEETRIIGVGRAEWDKAEYTKVVREALETFMKEKIDEALWDKLSNRLDFCNLDVNDTTHFPKLGKMLDQKNRTTINYFAMPPSTFGAICQGLGTAKLNAKPARVVMEKPLGTSLETSQEINDSVGEYFEESQVFRIDHYLGKETVLNLLALRFANSIFVNNWDNRTIDHVQITVAEEVGIEGRWGYFDKAGQMRDMIQNHLLQILTMIAMSPPSDLSADSIRDEKVKVLRSLRRIDQTNVREKTVRGQYTAGFVQGKKVPGYLEEEGANKTSATETFVAIRVDIDNWRWAGVPFYLRTGKRLPTKCSEVVVYFKNPEMNLFKDSYSELPQNKLTIRLQPDEGVDIEILNKVPGLDHKHKLQTTKLDLSYSETFNQSHLADAYERLLLESMRGIQALFVRRDEVEAAWTYVDSIIEAWAADGDSSKPYQAGTWGPVASVAMITRDGRSWNEFE; this comes from the coding sequence ATGGCGGTAACACAAATAGCCCAGGCATGCGATCTGGTGATTTTCGGTGCCAAAGGCGATCTTGCACGCCGTAAACTGTTGCCTTCACTGTACCAGTTAGAGAAAGCGGGTCAGATCCACGAAGAAACCCGCATTATTGGTGTCGGCCGTGCTGAGTGGGATAAAGCGGAATACACCAAAGTGGTACGTGAAGCGCTGGAAACCTTCATGAAGGAGAAGATTGACGAAGCGCTGTGGGATAAACTCAGCAACCGTCTCGACTTCTGCAACCTCGATGTTAATGACACCACGCACTTCCCGAAACTGGGCAAGATGCTGGATCAGAAAAACCGCACCACCATCAACTATTTTGCGATGCCACCCAGCACCTTTGGCGCGATCTGTCAGGGCCTGGGCACGGCGAAGCTGAATGCCAAACCGGCGCGCGTGGTAATGGAGAAGCCGCTGGGCACCTCACTGGAAACCTCTCAGGAGATCAACGACAGCGTTGGCGAATACTTTGAAGAGAGCCAGGTGTTCCGTATTGACCACTATCTCGGCAAAGAGACCGTGCTTAACCTGCTGGCGTTGCGCTTTGCTAACTCCATCTTCGTCAACAACTGGGATAACCGCACCATCGACCATGTGCAGATCACCGTGGCCGAAGAAGTGGGCATTGAAGGCCGCTGGGGTTACTTCGATAAAGCGGGCCAGATGCGCGACATGATCCAGAACCATTTGTTGCAGATTCTGACCATGATTGCGATGTCGCCGCCGTCCGATCTCAGCGCCGACAGCATCCGTGACGAAAAAGTGAAAGTGCTGCGCTCGCTGCGCCGCATCGATCAGACCAACGTACGTGAGAAAACCGTGCGCGGTCAGTACACCGCTGGCTTTGTGCAGGGCAAAAAAGTGCCGGGCTACCTGGAAGAAGAGGGCGCCAATAAAACGAGCGCAACAGAGACGTTCGTGGCGATTCGTGTCGATATCGATAACTGGCGCTGGGCAGGCGTGCCGTTCTACCTGCGTACCGGTAAGCGCTTACCGACCAAGTGCTCTGAAGTTGTGGTTTACTTCAAAAACCCTGAGATGAACCTGTTTAAGGATTCCTACTCAGAACTGCCACAGAACAAGCTGACGATTCGTCTGCAGCCGGACGAAGGTGTGGATATCGAGATCCTGAATAAAGTGCCAGGCCTCGATCACAAGCACAAACTGCAGACCACCAAGCTCGATCTGAGTTACTCCGAGACATTTAACCAGTCGCACCTCGCTGATGCTTATGAGCGTCTTCTGCTGGAGAGCATGCGCGGTATCCAGGCGCTGTTTGTGCGCCGTGATGAAGTGGAAGCCGCATGGACCTATGTCGATTCTATTATCGAAGCATGGGCTGCGGATGGCGATTCCTCCAAACCGTATCAGGCGGGCACCTGGGGTCCGGTGGCTTCGGTCGCGATGATCACCCGCGATGGCCGGTCGTGGAACGAATTTGAATAA
- a CDS encoding bifunctional 4-hydroxy-2-oxoglutarate aldolase/2-dehydro-3-deoxy-phosphogluconate aldolase translates to MKNWKTSAEQILTTGPVVPVIVVNKLEHAVPMAKALVAGGVRVLEVTLRTPVAMDALRAMIKEVPDAIVGAGTVINPQQLQEVTDAGAQFVISPGVTESLLKAAVDGPVPLIPGISTVSELMTGMDYGLREFKFFPAEANGGVKALQAIGGPFPQVRFCPTGGISPANYRDYLALKSVLCIGGSWLVPNDALEAGDWARITRLAREAVEGAK, encoded by the coding sequence ATGAAAAACTGGAAAACGAGTGCTGAACAGATTCTGACCACCGGACCTGTGGTGCCGGTCATCGTGGTGAACAAACTCGAACACGCGGTGCCGATGGCGAAAGCACTGGTGGCGGGCGGTGTCAGAGTGCTGGAAGTGACGCTGCGCACACCGGTGGCGATGGATGCCTTACGGGCGATGATCAAAGAAGTGCCGGATGCGATCGTTGGTGCGGGAACCGTAATTAACCCGCAGCAGTTACAGGAAGTGACCGATGCCGGTGCGCAGTTTGTTATCAGCCCCGGCGTCACCGAATCGCTGTTGAAAGCGGCGGTTGACGGGCCGGTTCCGTTGATTCCGGGTATCAGCACCGTTTCTGAGTTAATGACGGGTATGGACTACGGTCTGCGCGAGTTTAAGTTCTTCCCGGCAGAAGCGAATGGTGGCGTTAAAGCGCTGCAGGCGATTGGCGGACCTTTCCCGCAGGTGCGTTTCTGTCCGACCGGCGGTATCTCCCCGGCCAACTATCGTGACTATCTGGCGCTGAAAAGCGTGCTCTGCATCGGGGGTTCATGGCTTGTGCCTAACGATGCGCTGGAAGCGGGCGACTGGGCTCGCATTACCCGCCTGGCACGCGAAGCTGTGGAAGGCGCGAAGTAA
- the purT gene encoding formate-dependent phosphoribosylglycinamide formyltransferase, whose product MTTLGTALRPAATRVMLLGSGELGKEVALECQRLGVEVIAVDRYADAPAMHVAHRSHVINMLDGAALAALIAEEQPDFVVPEIEAIATDTLVELEQQGQRVVPTARAARLTMNREGIRRLAAEELSLPTSCYRFADSKARFDEAAAEIGFPCIVKPVMSSSGKGQSFIRDASQLDKAWDYAQQGGRAGAGRVIVEGVVNFDFEITLLTISAVDGIHFCAPIGHRQEDGDYRESWQPQQMSELALQRAQDVAAEVVKALGGYGLFGVELFVCGDEVVFSEVSPRPHDTGMVTLISQDLSEFALHVRAFLGLPVGGIRQYGPSASAVILPQLTSQNVQFVNVEAALGAGLQLRLFGKPEISGQRRLGVALASGDSTEQAIARAVASAAAVTVQG is encoded by the coding sequence ATGACAACTCTCGGAACAGCGCTGCGTCCGGCGGCGACGCGTGTAATGCTATTGGGTTCAGGTGAACTGGGTAAAGAGGTGGCGCTGGAGTGTCAGCGTCTGGGGGTGGAAGTGATCGCGGTTGATCGTTACGCCGATGCCCCGGCGATGCATGTCGCCCATCGCAGCCATGTGATTAACATGCTGGATGGCGCGGCCCTGGCTGCGCTGATAGCGGAAGAGCAGCCGGATTTTGTGGTACCGGAAATTGAAGCCATCGCCACGGATACCCTGGTTGAACTGGAGCAGCAAGGCCAGCGCGTGGTTCCGACTGCCCGTGCCGCACGCCTCACGATGAATCGCGAAGGCATTCGTCGCCTGGCGGCTGAAGAGTTGTCACTGCCAACTTCCTGTTATCGCTTTGCCGACAGCAAGGCGCGCTTCGACGAAGCCGCTGCAGAGATTGGCTTTCCCTGCATTGTGAAGCCGGTGATGAGTTCATCGGGTAAAGGCCAGAGCTTTATCCGCGACGCCAGCCAGCTTGATAAAGCCTGGGACTACGCACAACAGGGCGGTCGCGCCGGAGCCGGTCGCGTCATTGTTGAAGGCGTCGTCAACTTCGATTTTGAGATCACCCTGCTCACTATCAGTGCCGTCGATGGCATTCACTTCTGTGCACCGATTGGTCATCGTCAGGAAGATGGCGATTACCGTGAATCATGGCAGCCGCAGCAGATGAGTGAGCTGGCGCTGCAGCGGGCACAGGATGTTGCCGCAGAGGTCGTTAAGGCGCTTGGCGGCTATGGTCTGTTTGGCGTTGAGCTGTTTGTCTGCGGAGATGAAGTGGTGTTCAGTGAAGTATCACCGCGCCCACACGACACCGGCATGGTGACGCTGATCTCGCAGGATCTGTCTGAGTTTGCGCTGCACGTGCGGGCGTTTCTGGGTCTGCCTGTTGGCGGGATTCGTCAGTATGGTCCCTCTGCTTCCGCCGTTATCCTGCCGCAACTGACCAGCCAGAACGTACAGTTTGTGAATGTCGAAGCAGCACTGGGTGCAGGGCTGCAACTGCGACTGTTCGGCAAGCCGGAGATCAGCGGTCAGCGTCGTCTTGGTGTGGCGCTCGCCAGCGGTGATAGCACCGAACAGGCGATTGCGCGTGCGGTTGCCAGCGCAGCCGCGGTCACGGTTCAGGGTTGA
- a CDS encoding tellurite resistance TerB family protein, translated as MNNWLQQIQSVLTKKSGESKPGGGLSDMLAPGALGGLAAMLISSKSSRKLLTKYGGKALIVGGGAAAGAVLWNKYKQRVSEAHQNEPDFGVAQTPVDLRAERLVTALVFAAKSDGHIDDQERAAIEQNIHQSGYGQDAELLIQKAMNRPLDPQWLAADVKNEEEALELYFLSCAAIDVDHFMERSYLSALGDALKIPQDVRDGIQQDLEAEKARLPAS; from the coding sequence ATGAATAACTGGTTGCAACAGATTCAGTCGGTGCTGACAAAGAAGAGCGGTGAGAGCAAACCGGGCGGCGGCTTAAGTGACATGCTGGCACCCGGCGCGCTGGGCGGTCTGGCTGCGATGCTGATCTCCAGTAAGTCGTCGCGCAAACTGCTGACCAAATATGGCGGCAAAGCCCTGATTGTGGGAGGGGGTGCGGCAGCAGGCGCGGTACTGTGGAACAAATACAAGCAGCGGGTTAGCGAAGCGCACCAGAATGAGCCTGACTTTGGTGTGGCACAGACGCCCGTTGACCTGCGCGCTGAGCGCCTGGTCACTGCGCTGGTGTTTGCTGCTAAAAGTGACGGGCATATCGACGATCAGGAGCGAGCCGCGATTGAGCAGAACATTCATCAATCCGGTTATGGTCAGGATGCAGAGCTGCTGATTCAGAAAGCGATGAATCGCCCACTGGATCCGCAGTGGCTGGCGGCTGATGTGAAAAATGAAGAGGAGGCGCTGGAGCTTTATTTCCTGAGTTGTGCCGCTATCGACGTCGACCACTTTATGGAGCGCAGCTATCTCTCCGCCCTGGGCGACGCGCTGAAGATTCCTCAGGATGTTCGTGATGGCATTCAGCAGGACCTCGAGGCCGAAAAAGCCCGTCTGCCTGCCAGTTAA
- a CDS encoding prolyl oligopeptidase family serine peptidase, with the protein MKAPIAKKIPHEMTLHGETRVDNYYWLRDDKRENSEVLDYLRAENNYGKKIMSSQQPLQDRVLKEIIDRLPPEDHSVPYVKNGYRYQSRYQSGNEYPAYYRQPAASDESGEWSLLLDANQRASHSDFYTMGALHISPDNRVMALAEDFLSRRQYGIRFRNLESGSWYPEVLSNASSSFAWGNDSRTLYYVRKHPQTLLSYQVWRHELGSPQSDDKLVYEERDDTYHLSVHKSTSKQFIMIALYSTNTSEIQLIDANFPDAQPHVFLPRRRDHEYSIDHYDHQFFIRSNRDGKNFGLYRSRYLDESRWETLIPAREQVVMEDFQLFRDWLVVEERQRGLTSLRQINWASGETSGIAFDDPTYVTWLAYNPTPRTSKLRYGYSSMTTPTTLFELDMDTGERRILKQSAVKGFNAEDYKSEHHWIKVSDGTEVPVSLVYHRKHYQPGQNPMLVYGYGAYGSSMDADFSVSRLSLLDRGFVYALIQVRGGGELGQQWYDGGRLLNKMNSFTDFIEVTDALVARGIGHPERLYAMGGSAGGLLMGGVINLAPERFHGVVAQVPFVDVVTTMLDESIPLTTGEYDEWGNPNDPEYYRYIRQYSPYDNIEAKDYPHLLVTTGLHDSQVQYWEPAKWVAKLRSMKTDNNLLLLCTDMDAGHGGKSGRYKAYEGIAMEYTFLLGLAQGTLPPAQDY; encoded by the coding sequence ATGAAAGCACCCATCGCAAAAAAAATACCCCACGAGATGACGCTGCATGGCGAGACCCGCGTTGACAATTATTACTGGCTGCGCGACGACAAACGCGAAAACAGCGAGGTTCTTGATTACCTCCGAGCCGAAAATAATTACGGCAAAAAAATCATGTCGTCGCAGCAACCGCTGCAGGACCGGGTGTTAAAAGAGATTATCGATCGGCTGCCGCCGGAAGATCACTCCGTGCCTTATGTCAAAAACGGCTACCGCTATCAGAGTCGTTATCAGAGCGGTAACGAATACCCGGCCTACTACCGTCAGCCCGCAGCAAGCGATGAATCGGGCGAGTGGAGCCTGCTGCTGGATGCCAATCAGCGCGCCTCGCACAGCGATTTCTACACCATGGGCGCGCTGCATATCAGCCCGGATAACCGGGTCATGGCGCTGGCGGAAGATTTCCTGTCGCGGCGGCAATATGGCATCCGGTTCCGTAACCTGGAGAGTGGCAGCTGGTATCCCGAAGTGCTGAGCAACGCCTCATCCAGCTTCGCCTGGGGCAATGACTCACGCACCCTTTACTATGTGCGCAAGCACCCGCAGACGCTGCTCTCTTATCAGGTCTGGCGACACGAACTCGGTTCGCCGCAGTCTGATGATAAGCTGGTCTATGAAGAACGCGATGACACCTATCATCTCAGCGTGCACAAGAGCACCTCCAAGCAGTTCATCATGATTGCGCTCTACAGCACTAACACCAGCGAAATCCAGTTAATCGATGCGAACTTCCCTGATGCGCAGCCGCATGTGTTTTTGCCCCGCCGTCGCGATCACGAATACAGCATCGATCATTACGATCATCAGTTTTTCATTCGATCAAACCGTGACGGGAAAAACTTCGGGCTCTACCGCAGTCGCTATCTGGATGAGTCACGCTGGGAAACGCTGATTCCTGCGCGGGAACAGGTGGTGATGGAAGATTTTCAGCTGTTCCGCGACTGGCTGGTAGTGGAAGAGCGTCAGCGCGGCTTAACCAGTCTGCGTCAGATCAACTGGGCCAGCGGCGAGACCAGCGGCATCGCCTTTGACGATCCGACCTATGTGACGTGGCTTGCTTATAATCCCACGCCCCGCACTAGCAAACTGCGTTATGGCTACTCGTCCATGACCACGCCGACCACGCTGTTTGAACTGGATATGGATACGGGTGAACGTCGCATTCTGAAACAGAGCGCGGTGAAAGGCTTTAACGCGGAAGATTACAAAAGCGAGCACCACTGGATCAAAGTCAGCGATGGCACCGAAGTGCCGGTCTCGCTGGTTTATCACCGCAAGCATTATCAGCCCGGTCAGAACCCGATGCTGGTCTATGGCTACGGCGCTTATGGCAGCAGCATGGATGCCGATTTCAGCGTCAGCCGTCTGAGCCTGCTGGATCGCGGCTTTGTCTATGCCCTGATTCAGGTACGCGGTGGCGGTGAGCTGGGACAGCAATGGTATGACGGTGGTCGTCTGCTGAACAAAATGAACAGCTTTACTGATTTTATTGAGGTGACGGATGCGCTGGTGGCACGCGGCATCGGCCACCCGGAGCGGCTTTATGCCATGGGCGGTAGCGCAGGCGGGCTGTTGATGGGCGGGGTGATTAACCTGGCACCAGAACGGTTCCACGGCGTGGTGGCTCAGGTGCCATTTGTGGATGTGGTTACCACGATGCTGGATGAATCGATCCCGCTGACTACCGGTGAGTATGACGAGTGGGGCAACCCCAATGATCCTGAATATTACCGTTATATCCGCCAGTACAGCCCCTATGACAATATCGAGGCGAAGGATTATCCCCATCTGCTGGTCACGACTGGCCTGCACGACTCACAGGTGCAGTACTGGGAACCGGCCAAGTGGGTGGCGAAGCTAAGGTCGATGAAAACCGACAATAATCTTCTGCTGCTCTGCACCGACATGGATGCCGGTCACGGCGGCAAGTCCGGACGCTACAAAGCCTACGAAGGGATCGCGATGGAGTACACCTTCCTGCTCGGACTGGCGCAGGGTACCTTGCCGCCAGCCCAGGATTACTGA
- the exoX gene encoding exodeoxyribonuclease X → MMFRVIDTETCGLQGGVVEVASVDVVDGRIVNPMSDLTLPDRPISRQAMAVHRITEAMVAGKPTIEEAIPRYYGSAFYVAHNASFDRRMLPEMYGEWICTMQLARQLWPGIKYGNQALRHSLKLDVTPPAELHAHRALYDCYVTAALLIRIMETSGWSASEMIVRSQPAAQRDDILPFGKYRGQAIAVIARKDPGYLKWVLNNVSDLRPPLRQALNKYLSESQ, encoded by the coding sequence ATGATGTTCCGCGTTATTGATACCGAAACCTGCGGCCTGCAGGGCGGCGTAGTTGAAGTTGCGTCCGTGGATGTGGTCGACGGTAGAATTGTGAATCCGATGAGCGATTTGACCCTACCGGACCGCCCGATCAGCCGTCAGGCGATGGCTGTACATCGCATCACCGAAGCAATGGTCGCCGGTAAACCCACGATTGAAGAGGCGATTCCACGCTATTACGGCAGCGCTTTTTATGTCGCGCACAACGCCAGTTTTGATCGGCGGATGCTGCCTGAAATGTACGGCGAATGGATCTGCACTATGCAGCTGGCGCGCCAGCTCTGGCCGGGCATTAAATATGGCAACCAGGCGTTACGTCATTCGCTGAAGCTGGATGTCACGCCACCCGCTGAGCTTCATGCGCACCGCGCACTGTATGACTGCTATGTCACGGCGGCGCTGCTGATCCGTATCATGGAGACCTCCGGCTGGAGTGCCTCCGAAATGATTGTGCGTTCGCAACCGGCGGCCCAGCGCGATGATATTCTGCCGTTCGGCAAATATCGCGGCCAGGCGATTGCCGTAATTGCCAGAAAAGATCCTGGCTACCTGAAGTGGGTACTGAATAATGTCAGTGATTTGCGCCCGCCATTGCGGCAGGCGCTGAATAAATACCTCTCTGAATCTCAGTAA
- a CDS encoding DNA polymerase III subunit theta, which produces MSRNLALLSQEEKDKINVDLAAAGVAFKERYNMPVVAEMVAQEQPEALRDWFRQRLMQYRQASLSLSRLPYEPKMKQ; this is translated from the coding sequence ATGAGCCGTAACCTTGCATTGCTGTCCCAGGAAGAGAAAGACAAGATAAATGTCGATTTGGCGGCTGCGGGCGTGGCGTTTAAAGAGCGCTATAACATGCCGGTCGTCGCCGAGATGGTGGCGCAGGAGCAGCCTGAAGCGCTGCGTGACTGGTTTCGTCAGCGTCTGATGCAATACCGTCAGGCATCACTCAGCCTGTCGCGCCTTCCTTATGAACCGAAGATGAAGCAATGA
- the copC gene encoding copper homeostasis periplasmic binding protein CopC, translating to MQKKTISRMIIAVTAAGMMAFSSLAGAHAHLQSSLPAAKAQVTTSPDALTLNFSEDIEAAFSGVTLLDSAQKPVETAKARVESDQKKRLIVGLPQPLKAGSYQVNWHVLSVDGHKTAGSYRFSVK from the coding sequence ATGCAGAAAAAAACTATTTCCCGCATGATTATAGCAGTGACGGCAGCGGGCATGATGGCCTTCAGCTCGCTGGCGGGGGCGCATGCACACCTCCAGTCTTCTCTCCCGGCGGCTAAAGCGCAGGTCACGACATCCCCCGATGCGCTGACGCTGAACTTTAGTGAAGATATTGAAGCGGCGTTCAGTGGCGTGACGCTGCTGGACAGTGCACAGAAGCCCGTCGAGACCGCCAAAGCCCGTGTTGAGTCTGACCAGAAAAAACGCCTGATTGTCGGCCTGCCGCAGCCGCTAAAAGCGGGAAGCTATCAGGTTAACTGGCATGTGCTGTCGGTGGATGGACATAAAACCGCTGGAAGCTATCGCTTTAGTGTGAAGTAA
- the copD gene encoding copper homeostasis membrane protein CopD, translated as MTTLWILLRALHFTAVMLLTGSACYSALLAPKRYRSLLAIQLNPLVKGSAWLALLSAVAMLACQNVLMSGTSTNLTDIDIWLAVLGTHFGEVWQWEIIFGVLAVGALLLTGSLRQQVLLLAGVLQLACMALIGHAAMRDSWPGDLQQINHALHLIAATFWAGGLLPLLLLMREARQIDRRTDAIRTMMRFSRYGHLAVALTLLSGVINSVMIAGWPLMWHDSRYVILLLCKVLLVALMVLVALINRYWLVPRFRLAGSGAQQKFIRMTQLELLLACGVVGLVSVFATLSPA; from the coding sequence GTGACAACCCTCTGGATCCTGCTGCGCGCGCTGCATTTTACTGCCGTGATGTTGCTGACCGGCAGCGCCTGTTACAGTGCGCTGCTGGCGCCCAAACGCTACCGATCCCTGTTGGCGATTCAATTAAATCCGCTGGTGAAGGGGAGTGCCTGGCTGGCGCTGCTCAGTGCGGTGGCGATGCTGGCCTGCCAGAATGTGTTAATGAGCGGCACCAGCACTAACCTGACCGACATCGATATCTGGCTGGCAGTGTTGGGCACGCACTTTGGTGAAGTGTGGCAGTGGGAAATCATTTTCGGCGTGCTGGCTGTTGGCGCGCTATTACTGACCGGAAGCCTGCGTCAGCAGGTGTTACTGCTGGCTGGCGTTCTGCAACTGGCCTGCATGGCGCTGATAGGCCATGCTGCGATGCGCGATAGCTGGCCCGGCGATCTTCAGCAGATTAACCATGCACTGCATCTGATTGCGGCGACGTTCTGGGCAGGTGGATTACTGCCACTGTTGCTGTTGATGCGCGAGGCACGGCAGATTGATCGCCGCACCGATGCGATTCGCACTATGATGCGTTTCTCACGCTATGGTCATCTGGCGGTGGCGTTAACGCTGCTCAGCGGGGTGATAAACAGCGTAATGATCGCGGGCTGGCCGCTGATGTGGCACGATTCACGCTACGTTATATTGCTGCTGTGCAAAGTGCTGCTGGTTGCTCTGATGGTTCTGGTGGCGCTGATTAATCGATACTGGCTGGTGCCGCGATTCCGCCTGGCGGGCAGCGGGGCGCAGCAAAAATTTATTCGCATGACGCAGCTTGAACTACTGCTGGCATGCGGCGTGGTTGGGCTGGTCAGCGTATTTGCCACGCTGTCGCCAGCCTGA